Proteins encoded within one genomic window of Sinorhizobium sp. B11:
- the hxsB gene encoding His-Xaa-Ser system radical SAM maturase HxsB, which produces MNVMPLKFRTSGTESLLFCDDAGGFFRSDEAFLVRYVAGELSAEDTRFLEVNGHAFDKAGDLAFNSFAYRWAKRLHAPSELDYVILVPTLRCNLACAYCQVSRVNEHAPGYDWDAATLQAVLRFLDSQSTQRIKIEFQGGEPLLRLDVLKEVRAFARQRFEQSEFVVCTNLQDVSEEAWAFLSSQDTFVSTSLDPTVSLHERHRTITTATTDRFLRNLARATQSMPGRISALPTFDPDDLPDPGEVITLYSSFGFRSIYLRPVNHQGFARKRFRTRDIGSLWADYIRAFIMRLVEHNATSDTTMEEFYFSHCLRRVLRSGHDNHVDLRNPNVVGKSYLVIDHDGAFYPSDEARMMTRLGHIDLRMGDVRTGLDRATIDALNMEALNLFDADCVHCPYQAFCGVDLIDDLSRHGRIDLPRHMTDFCQRHMAIFDLIFELLYCDDPKVQRSIALWSGLEAIDPQLLKFHS; this is translated from the coding sequence ATGAATGTGATGCCGTTAAAGTTCCGGACTTCCGGCACGGAGAGCCTCCTATTCTGCGACGATGCCGGCGGCTTCTTTCGTTCCGACGAGGCATTCCTCGTGCGATATGTAGCGGGAGAGCTGTCAGCTGAAGATACGCGGTTTCTGGAAGTGAATGGACATGCCTTCGACAAGGCTGGCGATCTCGCCTTCAATTCATTTGCCTATCGGTGGGCCAAACGCCTCCATGCGCCGTCTGAACTCGACTACGTCATCCTGGTGCCAACGCTTCGCTGCAATCTTGCCTGCGCCTATTGCCAAGTAAGCCGCGTCAACGAACATGCGCCTGGCTATGATTGGGACGCGGCCACCCTCCAGGCGGTGCTACGATTTCTTGATAGCCAGTCGACGCAAAGGATAAAGATAGAATTTCAGGGCGGCGAACCGCTCCTTCGGCTCGACGTCCTGAAGGAAGTACGGGCTTTCGCGCGGCAGCGCTTCGAACAATCTGAATTTGTCGTCTGCACAAATCTCCAGGATGTAAGCGAAGAGGCATGGGCGTTTCTGTCGTCACAGGACACGTTCGTCAGCACATCACTTGATCCGACAGTCTCTCTGCATGAACGCCATCGCACCATAACGACAGCCACAACCGATCGCTTCCTGCGCAATCTGGCACGCGCAACACAGTCGATGCCGGGGCGGATTTCAGCACTCCCGACCTTCGACCCCGATGACTTGCCGGACCCAGGCGAGGTTATAACCCTCTACTCGTCCTTCGGCTTCCGATCGATCTATCTCCGGCCGGTAAACCACCAAGGATTTGCCCGGAAGCGGTTTCGAACACGTGATATCGGCTCGCTCTGGGCCGACTATATCCGCGCCTTCATCATGCGCCTTGTCGAACACAACGCGACGTCGGACACGACAATGGAAGAGTTCTACTTCTCTCATTGTCTACGCCGTGTCTTGCGCAGTGGTCACGACAACCACGTCGATCTCCGGAATCCGAACGTCGTCGGGAAAAGTTATCTGGTGATCGATCATGACGGCGCCTTTTATCCGAGTGATGAGGCACGCATGATGACGCGGCTCGGCCATATCGACCTGCGCATGGGCGACGTGCGGACAGGGCTCGATCGCGCGACAATCGATGCGCTCAACATGGAAGCGCTCAATCTGTTTGACGCCGACTGCGTGCACTGCCCCTATCAGGCTTTCTGTGGCGTCGACCTTATCGACGATCTTTCCAGGCACGGTCGGATCGACTTGCCACGTCACATGACTGACTTTTGTCAGAGACATATGGCAATTTTCGATCTTATCTTCGAACTGCTCTATTGCGACGATCCGAAGGTCCAGCGCTCGATCGCCCTTTGGTCGGGACTTGAAGCAATCGATCCGCAATTGCTGAAGTTCCATTCATGA
- the hxsC gene encoding His-Xaa-Ser system radical SAM maturase HxsC: MTDMSLKVEPLPIVEPLIVRLRDAADELGVHDAVLIEVDGQRREYDFQGFSLALYADPDTRLDNDVILIAPGQTSARRLIRANSAHNTLLITEQCDQLCLMCSQPPKKGHIDLFAELETATLLAPANAYIGLSGGEPLLHKRKLFDMLLSLSIIRADLRFHILSNGQHFTDEDIETLQTIGTERILWGIPLYARDADRHDTIVAKQGAFERLIESFAILFEAGALIELRTVVMQQNEAELPAIADFVGTSLPFVERWAIMQLENIGYGRMNWDRSFKDTSTDFENVARAINIATARNVPIQLYNFPLCSVPARYRGLAPASIADWKKKHESFCSGCSQRQRCGGFFEWYDHKKGFRGLTPL; encoded by the coding sequence ATGACCGACATGAGTCTTAAGGTCGAGCCGCTTCCGATCGTCGAGCCGCTCATCGTCAGGCTGCGGGACGCAGCCGATGAGCTCGGCGTACACGATGCCGTGCTCATCGAGGTCGACGGTCAAAGGCGGGAATATGACTTCCAGGGTTTCTCACTTGCGCTCTACGCGGACCCCGACACGAGACTCGACAACGACGTCATCTTGATAGCGCCGGGACAGACAAGCGCCCGACGCCTGATCAGGGCCAATTCTGCGCACAACACGCTGCTGATCACTGAGCAATGCGACCAGCTCTGCCTGATGTGCTCGCAGCCACCGAAAAAGGGCCATATCGATCTGTTCGCCGAGCTGGAGACCGCCACGTTGCTGGCGCCGGCCAACGCCTACATCGGCCTGTCTGGAGGCGAACCTCTCCTCCACAAGAGGAAGCTCTTCGACATGCTTCTGTCCTTGTCGATCATCAGGGCCGATCTGAGGTTCCATATTCTGTCGAATGGCCAGCATTTTACCGACGAGGATATCGAAACACTACAGACGATCGGAACGGAACGGATCCTTTGGGGCATCCCACTCTATGCGCGCGACGCTGATCGTCACGACACCATCGTCGCCAAGCAAGGCGCCTTCGAACGGCTGATCGAGTCTTTTGCCATTCTCTTTGAGGCAGGCGCCTTGATCGAACTACGAACAGTGGTCATGCAGCAGAACGAAGCCGAGCTGCCCGCAATTGCCGACTTTGTTGGCACCTCCCTGCCCTTCGTCGAGCGTTGGGCGATCATGCAGCTCGAAAACATCGGCTATGGTCGTATGAATTGGGATCGCAGCTTCAAGGATACGTCGACCGATTTCGAAAACGTCGCGCGCGCCATCAACATCGCGACAGCCAGAAACGTCCCTATCCAGCTCTACAATTTTCCACTGTGCTCGGTTCCGGCCCGCTATCGCGGTCTCGCCCCGGCATCAATCGCCGATTGGAAAAAAAAGCACGAATCCTTCTGCAGCGGATGCTCGCAACGCCAACGCTGTGGCGGCTTTTTCGAATGGTACGATCACAAAAAAGGTTTCAGGGGGCTAACGCCATTATGA